One Papaver somniferum cultivar HN1 chromosome 10, ASM357369v1, whole genome shotgun sequence genomic window carries:
- the LOC113315684 gene encoding inositol transporter 4-like — protein MGFAAGGRVRGVGGNESCTVAVVAAVVVAVDSHLDSPLYFFTKRKLKSPKITDTEKSYQAESKKEFVEFLLAHTEMNTMLKKRLVVTVYALLASIPALVFGYYLAAICATAYAPEEVKRSAWKYARAQEINWMIFLECGAAFCGVISLHDIYHNNGPLVLISSTGLLFIFYVPTLWISLVNYFPDETPWQSPGLVLLGIAGALSLIFLTVYISEISPSTIRGALVSTVFLQIAGGQIVYHLLSLLSSSTTREIQSWQWMLAIILPIIHVTVTISGVLPESPRWLYRKMTLSLTSSSHFLDPYPQGHIQQAKESLELIRSSCEVFKEVKAMEVSLGEEVEAAERQQEKEKELKFLDRLTIIWYKVPFERIIVGFGSIVAQQFVGISMIMHYSYTIFLLTTNLCNTSKTENGNAEIASSKIPLITSSLVLVGTLICTTLVDRLGRRRLLLVSICGIISSLGLLSCLFYTGSNSVGNIIFPFLNSNLRNENREFWYDIGEERASGMGLLALTALAMYIVFYSLGIGTIPWIINSEIYPIKYRTICLVMINVVYWCSKIIVQDFFFDSLGCYLSVAEMLLMLLLFSVGVGLFIYIYIPETKGLQLEEVEKVLMREKYIKMNDYHLEDEDTELHKELRAVLIAT, from the exons ATGGGCTTTGCTGCAGGGGGGAGAGTGAGAGGTGTAGGAGGGAATGA GAGTTGcactgttgctgttgttgctgctgttgttgttgctgttgatagTCACTTG GACTCTCCTCTCTATTTTTTCACTAAACGCAAACTAAAATCTCCGAAAATCACAGACACAGAAAAATCATATCAAGCGGAATCGAAGAAGGAATTCGTGGAATTCTTGCTTGCTCATACAGAG ATGAATACTATGCTGAAGAAAAGGCTTGTCGTCACTGTCTATGCACTCTTGGCTAGTATACCTGCTCTCGTCTTTGGCTATTACTtgg CAGCAATTTGTGCAACGGCTTATGCTCCGGAAGAGGTTAAAAGATCTGCTTGGAAATATGCTCGGGCACAA GAAATCAACTGGATGATATTTCTTGAATGTGGAGCTGCTTTTTGTGGTGTTATTTCATTACATGATATTTATCATAATAACGGGCCGTTAGTGTTAATTTCATCTACTGGTTTGCTATTCATTTTCTACGTTCCAACTTTGTGGATCTCCTTGGTAAATTATTTTCCCGATGAAACGCCTTGGCAATCCCcgggattagttcttcttggaaTTGCGGGAGCGTTATCCCTAATATTTTTGACAGTTTACATCTCAGAAATTTCTCCTTCTACCATAAGAGGTGCCCTTGTTAGTACCGTTTTCTTACAGATTGCAGGAGGCCAAATAGTTTATCATCTTCTCAGTCTTCTAAGCTCCTCGACCACTCGG GAAATCCAGTCGTGGCAATGGATGCTTGCTATAATTCTACCTATAATTCATGTTACTGTAACCATATCAGGTGTACTTCCTGAATCTCCTAGGTGGCTCTATCGAAAG ATGACCCTGAGTTTAACAAGTAGCTCTCATTTTCTTGATCCATATCCTCAGGGCCACATACAACAAGCGAAGGAATCATTAGAGTTGATACGGTCTTCTTGTGAAGTTTTCAAAGAAGTGAAAGCTATGGAGGTATCCTTAGGGGAGGAGGTTGAAGCAGCCGAAAgacaacaagaaaaagaaaaagagttgaAGTTTCTGGATAGGCTAACTATTATTTGGTACAAGGTTCCTTTTGAGAGAATCATCGTTGGTTTTGGTTCAATTGTGGCTCAGCAATTTGTGGGTATAAGCATGATCATGCATTACAGCTACACCATATTTCTCTTGACGACTAACCTATGCAATACTAGTAAAACAGAAAATGGCAATGCAGAGATTGCCTCTTCAAAAATCCCTCTCATCACATCATCTCTTGTTTTAGTTGGTACGTTAATCTGTACCACTTTAGTTGATCGTCTTGGGAGGAGAAGACTTCTTCTTGTTAGCATATGTGGAATAATATCATCTCTCGGGTTATTATCTTGTTTGTTTTATACTGGGAGCAATAGTGTTGGAAACATAATATTTCCTTTTTTGAACAGCAATCTAAGAAATGAGAATCGAGAATTTTGGTACGATATTGGTGAAGAaagagcatctggtatgggattATTAGCATTGACGGCTTTAGCGATGTATATAGTCTTCTATTCATTAGGTATTGGAACAATTCCTTGGATAATAAACTCAGAGATATATCCAATTAAATATAGAACAATTTGTTTGGTAATGATCAATGTTGTTTACTGGTGCTCGAAGATAATAGTGCAAGATTTCTTTTTCGACAGCTTGGGGTGCTATCTTTCTGTTGCAGAGATGctcttgatgttgttgttgttttcagTAGGAGTGGGTCTTTTTATTTACATCTACATTCCAGAGACCAAAGGGTTGCAGCTTGAAGAGGTGGAAAAGGTATTGAtgcgggaaaaatatattaaaatgaaTGATTATCacctggaagatgaagatacgGAGTTGCATAAAGAACTCAGGGCTGTTCTTATTGCTACCTAG